One region of Solanum pennellii chromosome 6, SPENNV200 genomic DNA includes:
- the LOC107021685 gene encoding transcription factor bHLH78-like isoform X2, with amino-acid sequence MDNDCFSNGGIQPPFHFDRKIPLNSLHSPQEQNSDYFLNTHWDNNSTDNQYTRFDSALSSIVSSPVPSNSVNSNSSLCELIGKLGSICTSPATPFTSNCDSTRTSCYTTPMSSPPKLHIPIMNQIGKDKVPNLGNSVVMNSPPFPSLSSAKFSCFGSRSFNGRTSQFELNNEDSRYGSGTGVMGIGNLTRISSSPCVVQNKNSSLMMCERLNLGKISGRNEECSVSEQDPNGEMGSKTTNVLNSKKRKAVKSKNFVPIVDETGKKRAKSTEGNGSNNGTVKMEEQKGNEDDRKIAEPPKDYIHVRARRGQATDSHSLAERVRREKISQRMKLLQDLVPGCNKVTGKALMLDEIINYVQSLQHQVEFLSMKLASVNPRTDFHIDSLLHKEISQPSGSLHQHVFPVDGYAENLAQCLILNLT; translated from the exons ATGGATAATGACTGCTTCTCTAATGGTGGAATTCAACCACCATTCCATTTTGACCGCAAAATTCCATTAAACTCTCTACATTCACCTCAAGAACAAAATTCAGATTACTTTCTAAACACCCATTGGGATAATAATTCTACAGATAATCAATACACCCGTTTTGATTCAGCTTTGAGTTCGATAGTTTCATCTCCAGTACCCTCCAACTCTGTAAATTCCAATTCATCACTCTGTGAATTGATTGGGAAATTGGGTTCAATTTGTACTTCTCCTGCAACCCCATTTACTAGTAACTGTGATTCGACGAGAACTTCGTGTTATACTACACCCATGAGCTCTCCTCCGAAATTACATATACCCATAATGAACCAAATTGGAAAAGATAAAGTACCCAATTTGGGGAATTCAGTTGTTATGAATTCTCCTCCATTTCCCTCTCTTTCATCTGCTAAGTTCTCTTGTTTTGGTAGCCGAAGTTTTAATGGCAGAACGAGTCAGTTTGAGCTAAATAATGAAGATTCGCGGTATGGATCTGGTACTGGGGTTATGGGGATAGGAAATTTAACTAGAATATCGAGTAGCCCTTGTGTTGTGCAAAACAAAAACTCAAGCCTAATGATGTGTGAGAGATTGAATTTGGGCAAAATTTCAGGTCGTAATGAAGAGTGTTCTGTTTCTGAGCAAGACCCAAATGGTGAAATGGGGTCAAAAACAACAAATGTATTGAATTCTAAGAAAAGAAAAGCAGTGAAATCAAAGAATTTTGTGCCAATTGTAGATGAAACTGGAAAAAAGAGGGCAAAATCAACAGAAGGTAATGGGAGCAACAATGGAACTGTTAAAATGGAGGAACAAAAGGGCAATGAAGATGATCGAAAGATTGCAGAGCCACCAAAGGAttacattcatgttagagcAAGAAGGGGTCAAGCTACTGATAGCCATAGTTTAGCTGAAAGA GTCCGCAGAGAAAAGATCAGTCAAAGAATGAAGCTTTTGCAAGATCTTGTACCAGGCTGTAACAAG GTGACTGGAAAAGCATTGATGCTCGACGAAATTATAAATTATGTCCAGTCACTCCAACACCAAGTTGAG TTCTTGTCTATGAAGTTGGCTTCAGTGAACCCAAGAACGGATTTTCACATCGATAGTCTCCTTCACAAAGAA ATAAGTCAACCAAGTGGTTCTTTGCACCAACATGTTTTCCCAGTAGATGGATATGCTGAAAATCTTGCTCAG TGCCTAATTCTGAATCTCACATGA
- the LOC107021685 gene encoding transcription factor bHLH62-like isoform X1, producing MDNDCFSNGGIQPPFHFDRKIPLNSLHSPQEQNSDYFLNTHWDNNSTDNQYTRFDSALSSIVSSPVPSNSVNSNSSLCELIGKLGSICTSPATPFTSNCDSTRTSCYTTPMSSPPKLHIPIMNQIGKDKVPNLGNSVVMNSPPFPSLSSAKFSCFGSRSFNGRTSQFELNNEDSRYGSGTGVMGIGNLTRISSSPCVVQNKNSSLMMCERLNLGKISGRNEECSVSEQDPNGEMGSKTTNVLNSKKRKAVKSKNFVPIVDETGKKRAKSTEGNGSNNGTVKMEEQKGNEDDRKIAEPPKDYIHVRARRGQATDSHSLAERVRREKISQRMKLLQDLVPGCNKVTGKALMLDEIINYVQSLQHQVEFLSMKLASVNPRTDFHIDSLLHKEISQPSGSLHQHVFPVDGYAENLAQLPTICEDDLQSIVQMGFNQNSNQDLILQSQTFPVPNSESHMKIKM from the exons ATGGATAATGACTGCTTCTCTAATGGTGGAATTCAACCACCATTCCATTTTGACCGCAAAATTCCATTAAACTCTCTACATTCACCTCAAGAACAAAATTCAGATTACTTTCTAAACACCCATTGGGATAATAATTCTACAGATAATCAATACACCCGTTTTGATTCAGCTTTGAGTTCGATAGTTTCATCTCCAGTACCCTCCAACTCTGTAAATTCCAATTCATCACTCTGTGAATTGATTGGGAAATTGGGTTCAATTTGTACTTCTCCTGCAACCCCATTTACTAGTAACTGTGATTCGACGAGAACTTCGTGTTATACTACACCCATGAGCTCTCCTCCGAAATTACATATACCCATAATGAACCAAATTGGAAAAGATAAAGTACCCAATTTGGGGAATTCAGTTGTTATGAATTCTCCTCCATTTCCCTCTCTTTCATCTGCTAAGTTCTCTTGTTTTGGTAGCCGAAGTTTTAATGGCAGAACGAGTCAGTTTGAGCTAAATAATGAAGATTCGCGGTATGGATCTGGTACTGGGGTTATGGGGATAGGAAATTTAACTAGAATATCGAGTAGCCCTTGTGTTGTGCAAAACAAAAACTCAAGCCTAATGATGTGTGAGAGATTGAATTTGGGCAAAATTTCAGGTCGTAATGAAGAGTGTTCTGTTTCTGAGCAAGACCCAAATGGTGAAATGGGGTCAAAAACAACAAATGTATTGAATTCTAAGAAAAGAAAAGCAGTGAAATCAAAGAATTTTGTGCCAATTGTAGATGAAACTGGAAAAAAGAGGGCAAAATCAACAGAAGGTAATGGGAGCAACAATGGAACTGTTAAAATGGAGGAACAAAAGGGCAATGAAGATGATCGAAAGATTGCAGAGCCACCAAAGGAttacattcatgttagagcAAGAAGGGGTCAAGCTACTGATAGCCATAGTTTAGCTGAAAGA GTCCGCAGAGAAAAGATCAGTCAAAGAATGAAGCTTTTGCAAGATCTTGTACCAGGCTGTAACAAG GTGACTGGAAAAGCATTGATGCTCGACGAAATTATAAATTATGTCCAGTCACTCCAACACCAAGTTGAG TTCTTGTCTATGAAGTTGGCTTCAGTGAACCCAAGAACGGATTTTCACATCGATAGTCTCCTTCACAAAGAA ATAAGTCAACCAAGTGGTTCTTTGCACCAACATGTTTTCCCAGTAGATGGATATGCTGAAAATCTTGCTCAG CTTCCCACAATCTGTGAGGATGATCTCCAAAGCATTGTCCAGATGGGATTTAATCAGAACTCTAACCAAGATCTGATATTGCAGTCACAGACATTCCCTG TGCCTAATTCTGAATCTCACATGAAAATTAAGATGTAA